From Neochlamydia sp. AcF84, one genomic window encodes:
- a CDS encoding exopolysaccharide biosynthesis protein — MLKKCSSLAEKLEHLLNQTHSEELSVQKIMDHLADQGYATLLIVLSLPFCSPMQIPGLSTLLGLLILLIGLRIAFGDKVWLPKRLLQKKIPFLFVKKVMFYVLKIDTKLGFLISTRWIGLVKNRYLHIIHGLTIAILAFFLSLPLPIPLTNLLAALPLLAFGLAFLEDDGFFILIAYFFAFICLLSFAAIIWFGIDWLIVWKKYIF, encoded by the coding sequence ATGTTAAAAAAATGTTCCTCTTTAGCTGAAAAGCTCGAGCATTTATTGAACCAAACACATTCAGAAGAGTTATCGGTCCAGAAAATTATGGATCATTTGGCCGATCAAGGTTATGCTACCTTGTTAATTGTGTTGAGTCTTCCTTTTTGTAGTCCCATGCAAATTCCTGGGCTATCCACTCTTTTAGGATTGTTAATCCTTTTAATAGGTTTAAGAATAGCGTTTGGAGATAAAGTTTGGCTTCCTAAGAGATTATTGCAAAAAAAGATCCCCTTTTTGTTTGTAAAGAAGGTGATGTTCTATGTGCTTAAAATAGATACTAAGCTTGGCTTTTTGATTTCTACCCGGTGGATAGGGCTAGTAAAAAATCGTTATTTACATATCATCCACGGACTGACCATTGCTATTTTGGCTTTTTTTCTATCTTTACCCCTTCCCATTCCTTTGACCAACTTATTAGCAGCTTTACCCCTTCTAGCCTTTGGCCTAGCATTTTTAGAAGATGACGGCTTTTTCATCCTTATCGCCTATTTTTTCGCCTTTATTTGCCTGCTGAGCTTTGCTGCTATTATTTGGTTTGGAATAGATTGGCTGATTGTATGGAAGAAATATATTTTTTAG